Proteins encoded together in one Candidatus Binataceae bacterium window:
- a CDS encoding Zn-dependent alcohol dehydrogenase, producing MRAAIFQEIKRPLLIDEIVIDDPLGREVRVRTAACGVCHSDLHVIEGDLPMLPPIVLGHEAAGVVEAVGPQVQALKPGDHVIACLTVACGSCDRCLTGKPHLCYRRGLTQRGRGEPPRLRYKGAKAEAFTDIGGFAEALLVHESALVKVDPELPLEKVALIGCGVVTGVGAVLNTARVEAGSTVAIFGCGAIGLAAVQGAQLAAAARVIAIDKVEHKLALAKQLGATDTIDASAGDPLDALRALLPAGVDYAFECIGLKLTAEQAFKSLKPGGMATVVGILPWNQKIELESLLLLGERKLQGCFMGSTRFQVDAPRYLELYRRGRLKLDDMVSRCAPLSEVNAAFEAMKAGEVVRTVLTF from the coding sequence ATGCGCGCAGCGATTTTTCAGGAGATCAAGCGGCCGCTGCTCATCGATGAAATCGTGATCGACGACCCGCTCGGTCGCGAGGTGCGAGTTCGAACCGCCGCCTGCGGCGTGTGTCACAGCGATCTGCATGTGATCGAGGGCGACCTGCCGATGCTCCCGCCGATCGTGCTGGGGCACGAGGCTGCGGGCGTAGTCGAGGCAGTAGGCCCCCAGGTGCAAGCCCTCAAGCCCGGCGATCATGTGATTGCCTGCCTAACTGTCGCTTGCGGGAGCTGCGATCGATGCCTGACCGGCAAGCCTCATCTGTGCTATCGCCGCGGCTTGACCCAAAGAGGTCGGGGGGAACCACCACGGCTACGCTATAAAGGCGCCAAGGCCGAGGCTTTTACCGATATTGGCGGGTTCGCCGAAGCGCTGTTGGTCCATGAAAGCGCGCTGGTCAAGGTGGACCCTGAACTACCGCTGGAAAAGGTCGCCTTGATTGGCTGCGGCGTGGTCACCGGTGTGGGTGCGGTGCTCAACACCGCGCGGGTGGAGGCAGGCTCAACGGTGGCGATTTTTGGCTGCGGTGCAATCGGTTTGGCCGCCGTCCAAGGTGCGCAGCTTGCCGCCGCCGCCCGCGTCATCGCGATCGACAAGGTCGAGCACAAGCTGGCACTGGCCAAGCAACTGGGCGCGACCGATACAATCGACGCCTCCGCCGGCGACCCGTTAGACGCCCTGCGCGCCCTGCTCCCGGCGGGGGTGGACTATGCTTTCGAGTGTATTGGGCTGAAACTCACCGCCGAGCAGGCCTTCAAAAGCCTCAAACCGGGCGGGATGGCCACGGTGGTGGGAATTTTGCCCTGGAATCAGAAGATCGAATTGGAATCGCTGCTCCTGCTGGGTGAACGCAAATTGCAAGGCTGCTTTATGGGTTCGACCCGGTTTCAGGTCGATGCGCCGCGCTATCTGGAACTTTATCGCCGCGGACGACTGAAGCTGGACGACATGGTCAGCCGCTGCGCGCCCTTGAGCGAGGTCAACGCGGCGTTCGAGGCGATGAAGGCGGGCGAGGTCGTGCGCACCGTGCTTACGTTCTGA
- a CDS encoding thioredoxin domain-containing protein, giving the protein MVQRNTSALLAVSLLGLGSVIVAAAGWAASGDSSTVLATVGQTKITQAQVDAKAKPQLAAIQTQIYQIRKQTLDQMINDYLIQQAAKAAGLSEQAYLKKEVNDKVKPPSEAEIQAFYKQNQSRIHQPLEKIRAPLVSFMERQQLQAAQNQLLSDLRAKAKIDVLMQVPRVQVATTNSAGVLGPAQAPVTVVEFSDFQCPFCRRAEDSIKEVLQKYPSQIHFVYMDFPLSIHAHAMQAAVAGRCAADQGKFWPMHDAMFADQNKLDPAGLKATAAHLKLDTKSFDECLDKGEHTAEIHQSEAEGNSLGVDGTPTFFINGIVMSGAQPASAIEETINSELARAKNGNPSRTASD; this is encoded by the coding sequence ATGGTACAGAGAAACACGTCGGCGCTGCTGGCCGTCAGCCTTCTGGGTCTAGGCAGCGTGATAGTAGCCGCCGCGGGATGGGCGGCCAGTGGGGATTCCTCGACGGTCTTGGCTACCGTGGGCCAAACCAAGATTACTCAGGCCCAGGTGGATGCCAAGGCCAAGCCGCAATTGGCTGCGATCCAGACGCAGATCTATCAGATTCGCAAACAGACTTTGGACCAGATGATCAACGACTACCTGATCCAGCAGGCGGCTAAGGCGGCAGGCCTGAGCGAGCAGGCTTACCTGAAGAAAGAGGTTAACGATAAGGTCAAGCCGCCCAGCGAGGCCGAGATCCAAGCCTTTTACAAGCAGAATCAATCGCGGATTCACCAGCCGCTGGAAAAGATCCGCGCTCCTTTGGTGTCGTTCATGGAGCGCCAGCAGCTTCAAGCGGCGCAAAATCAGCTCCTGTCCGATCTGCGCGCCAAGGCCAAGATCGACGTCCTGATGCAGGTGCCGCGGGTGCAGGTGGCGACCACCAACAGCGCGGGCGTGTTGGGGCCGGCGCAGGCCCCGGTGACGGTGGTGGAATTTTCCGATTTTCAGTGCCCCTTCTGCCGGCGCGCGGAAGATTCGATCAAAGAAGTTTTGCAGAAGTACCCCTCGCAGATCCATTTCGTCTATATGGACTTTCCGCTCTCCATCCATGCGCACGCCATGCAGGCGGCGGTAGCGGGTCGCTGCGCGGCGGATCAGGGGAAATTCTGGCCGATGCATGACGCGATGTTCGCGGATCAGAACAAGTTGGACCCCGCCGGCCTGAAGGCTACTGCGGCCCACCTGAAGTTAGATACCAAGAGCTTCGACGAATGTTTGGACAAGGGAGAGCATACCGCCGAGATTCATCAGAGCGAGGCCGAGGGCAATAGCCTGGGGGTTGACGGTACGCCGACCTTTTTCATCAACGGTATCGTGATGAGCGGCGCGCAGCCCGCCAGCGCAATTGAGGAGACGATAAACAGCGAGTTGGCGCGGGCCAAAAACGGTAACCCAAGCCGCACCGCGTCGGATTAA
- a CDS encoding SDR family oxidoreductase: MGRLDDRTVLITGAAQGLGGTYARALANEGARVSICDVRDPAPLVAEINAAGGRAIGSVVDVTQPEAVAQWVARSQAELGPITVLINNAAWAGEGTPKSFLEISSAEWERVMAINARGFFECAKAVVPLMRQRSYGKIVNISSGTFFSGIPGRLHYVASKGAVVGFTRALAREVGQDGISVNCIAPGLTLSDNIRGKLGVLQAAREMEIQARAFKRDEMPEDLVGAVIYFSSSASDFVTGQVLVVDGGMVMY; this comes from the coding sequence ATGGGTCGATTGGATGACAGGACGGTGTTGATAACCGGCGCTGCGCAAGGCCTGGGTGGGACTTACGCTCGCGCGCTGGCCAACGAAGGGGCGCGCGTCAGCATCTGCGACGTGCGCGATCCGGCGCCGCTGGTGGCCGAAATCAACGCGGCGGGAGGCAGGGCGATCGGCAGCGTGGTGGACGTTACTCAGCCTGAGGCGGTGGCGCAGTGGGTCGCGCGCAGCCAAGCCGAGCTGGGTCCGATCACGGTATTGATCAATAACGCCGCGTGGGCCGGGGAAGGCACTCCCAAGTCGTTTCTAGAGATAAGCTCGGCCGAATGGGAACGCGTGATGGCGATCAACGCGCGCGGCTTCTTCGAGTGCGCCAAGGCGGTAGTGCCGCTGATGCGCCAGCGTAGCTACGGCAAGATCGTCAATATTTCCTCGGGCACTTTCTTCAGCGGCATTCCCGGCCGCCTCCATTACGTGGCCTCCAAGGGGGCGGTGGTGGGCTTTACCCGGGCCCTGGCGCGGGAGGTTGGCCAGGACGGGATCAGCGTCAATTGCATCGCCCCGGGACTAACGCTTAGCGACAATATTCGGGGCAAGCTTGGGGTTTTGCAGGCCGCGCGCGAGATGGAAATCCAGGCGCGCGCCTTTAAGCGCGATGAGATGCCCGAGGATCTGGTCGGTGCGGTGATCTATTTTTCCTCTTCCGCCAGCGATTTCGTCACTGGCCAAGTGCTCGTGGTTGATGGCGGCATGGTGATGTATTAA
- a CDS encoding aldo/keto reductase, with the protein RLPFGKTGHLSSRVIFGAAALWHKSQDEADRLLELLLEYSINHIDTAAQYGDSELRVGAWMREHRDRFFLATKTGERTYQGARAGLHRSLERLRVAQVDLIQLHNLVEEDEWQIALGPGGALEALVEARAQGLVRFIGVTGHGTRIAAMHRRSLERFAFDSVLLPYNYPMLSQPQYAADVAALLGVCRARGVAIQTIKSVARRRWQNLQDPRKASWYEPLRDPAAVARAVNFVLAQPDLFLNSSSDTAILRDTLEAAGAPLRLPEPAAMEADVANYQMTPLFAPGALERI; encoded by the coding sequence CGCTTACCCTTTGGCAAAACCGGTCATCTCAGCAGCCGGGTAATCTTCGGTGCGGCCGCGTTGTGGCATAAAAGCCAAGACGAAGCCGACCGGTTGCTGGAGCTTCTGCTAGAGTACTCTATCAACCATATCGACACCGCCGCTCAATATGGCGATTCCGAATTGCGCGTGGGGGCCTGGATGCGCGAGCATCGCGACCGGTTTTTCCTAGCGACCAAAACCGGGGAGCGCACTTACCAGGGTGCGCGCGCGGGGCTGCATCGGTCGCTCGAGCGCCTGCGCGTGGCGCAAGTGGACCTGATTCAGTTGCACAACCTGGTCGAGGAAGACGAATGGCAGATAGCACTGGGGCCAGGTGGGGCGCTGGAGGCGCTGGTGGAGGCGCGCGCGCAAGGGCTGGTGCGATTTATTGGGGTCACTGGTCACGGCACCCGCATCGCCGCGATGCATCGCCGATCGCTGGAGCGCTTCGCCTTCGACTCGGTGCTGTTGCCCTATAACTATCCGATGCTTTCCCAGCCGCAATACGCGGCCGACGTGGCGGCGTTGCTGGGCGTGTGCCGGGCGCGCGGAGTCGCGATTCAGACTATCAAGTCGGTAGCGCGTCGGCGCTGGCAAAACCTACAAGACCCGCGCAAGGCGAGTTGGTACGAGCCGCTGCGCGATCCGGCGGCGGTGGCGCGAGCGGTTAATTTCGTGCTCGCGCAGCCCGACCTGTTCCTCAACTCCTCAAGCGATACCGCAATTTTGCGTGATACGCTGGAGGCGGCCGGGGCACCGCTGCGATTGCCCGAACCGGCCGCGATGGAGGCGGATGTTGCCAACTACCAGATGACGCCGCTCTTTGCCCCCGGCGCCCTGGAGCGGATCTAG